One window of Nocardia nova SH22a genomic DNA carries:
- a CDS encoding TetR/AcrR family transcriptional regulator: protein MQTGQDSTGNDTRIWGGTTLTERREARRGALLEAALDLIGEAGAGAVTMRAVCRRAGLTDRYFYESFTSRDDLLDVLYRQVADDFREPMTAFAATADPAGDRELASVLVDKVLADPRKSRLFLVEPYSSTGLGQTTISVMPTFTRLIQDHLFTDIADPMRRRMAAVTMASGNAGLFAAWLNGSLRADRDQVVDHLVEVIGAYRGMYREDR, encoded by the coding sequence GTGCAGACAGGTCAGGACTCCACCGGCAACGACACCCGCATCTGGGGCGGGACCACGCTCACCGAACGCCGCGAGGCGCGCCGCGGCGCGTTGCTGGAGGCCGCGCTGGACCTGATCGGTGAGGCCGGGGCGGGCGCGGTGACCATGCGCGCGGTCTGCCGCCGCGCCGGGCTGACCGACCGCTACTTCTACGAGAGTTTCACCAGCCGCGACGATCTGCTCGACGTCCTCTATCGCCAGGTCGCCGACGATTTCCGCGAACCCATGACCGCGTTCGCCGCGACCGCGGATCCGGCGGGAGATCGTGAGCTCGCGTCGGTGCTGGTCGACAAGGTGCTCGCCGATCCGCGCAAGTCGCGGCTGTTCCTCGTGGAGCCGTATTCCAGTACCGGGCTGGGCCAGACCACGATCTCGGTGATGCCGACCTTCACCCGCCTGATCCAGGACCACCTGTTCACCGATATCGCCGATCCGATGCGCCGCCGGATGGCGGCGGTGACGATGGCCTCGGGCAATGCCGGACTGTTCGCCGCCTGGCTCAACGGATCCCTGCGCGCGGATCGCGATCAGGTCGTCGATCATCTGGTCGAGGTGATCGGCGCCTATCGCGGCATGTACCGCGAGGACCGCTAG
- a CDS encoding TetR/AcrR family transcriptional regulator, with amino-acid sequence MTEPMSTVWLRPARPPRKTGLTRDQIVAATVELLDAQGLEALSMRKLGARLNAGATSLYWYVANKNELLELALDEIWGLVEMPEPEDRDWREVFTTFAYSLRTTLRAHPWAAALLGSLPSIGPHALALTDRMRRSCLRAGFTGQDVYLAAGVVMSFILGQILPEMSYRKATGGEIDHDSIRASVDLLAADYPQLRADYRDTVPADPEVARALAFDFGLVCVLDGLAARLGLAPITGLGLTPAEPDPSPDAVPHNGSRRHD; translated from the coding sequence GTGACCGAACCGATGAGCACGGTGTGGCTGCGACCGGCCCGCCCGCCCAGGAAAACGGGGTTGACCCGCGATCAGATCGTCGCGGCCACCGTCGAACTACTCGACGCCCAGGGGCTCGAGGCGCTGAGCATGCGCAAACTCGGCGCCCGGCTCAACGCCGGAGCGACCTCGCTGTACTGGTACGTGGCGAACAAGAACGAACTGCTCGAACTCGCCCTCGACGAGATATGGGGCCTGGTCGAGATGCCCGAACCGGAGGATCGCGACTGGCGAGAGGTCTTCACCACCTTCGCCTACAGCCTGCGCACCACCCTGCGCGCGCATCCCTGGGCGGCGGCACTGCTCGGCTCGCTGCCCAGTATCGGACCACACGCCCTCGCACTGACCGATCGCATGCGACGCAGCTGCCTGCGCGCCGGTTTCACCGGCCAGGACGTCTACCTGGCGGCCGGAGTGGTGATGAGTTTCATTCTGGGACAGATACTTCCGGAGATGAGCTATCGCAAGGCCACCGGCGGCGAGATCGACCACGACTCGATCCGCGCCTCGGTGGATCTGCTGGCCGCGGACTACCCGCAACTACGCGCCGACTACCGCGACACCGTTCCCGCCGATCCGGAGGTGGCGCGGGCACTGGCCTTCGACTTCGGCTTGGTCTGTGTCCTCGACGGATTGGCCGCCCGCCTCGGCCTCGCCCCGATCACCGGCCTCGGGCTCACCCCCGCCGAACCGGACCCGAGCCCGGATGCTGTGCCGCACAACGGGAGCCGGCGGCACGACTAG
- a CDS encoding Na+/H+ antiporter, translating into MHIAFGIVVLLAVAVALAALARRIGMAEPLLLTVAGVVASYLPFVPQIDIDPEWVLLGLLPPLLYTAAISTSLLEFKPKKVSITLLSVGLVLATTFAVAAVVWSLLPVPFAAAVALGAIVAPPDAVAATAVARRVGMPRRIVTLLEGESLFNDATALVSLRTAIAAMAGSFSVWQAGGDFVYAAAGGAVIGIVAAGVLVLLRRRITDPVLDTGVSLLAPFAAYLPAEAAHASGVIAVVVCGLVLGQGAPVWQSAASRVAERTNWRTIQFLLESAVFLLIGLQVRHIVDDAWNSGLDNTTIVITAIAVLATVIVVRPIWVFPATYFSWFVESRPRGKPRPAWTGPAVVSWAGMRGVVTLAAATLLPEDTPQLATLKLLALVVVGGTLLLQGISLPALVRVLQLRGPSRAEDALQEAALLQQATTAGLAALDDAVAPETPPEVVANLREGAARRTHAAWEQLGRAESLRITPSGEYRRLRLVMLHAEREAVLAARDGGGIDHEVLEQVMTSIDLEESTIDRIGEADDDETGDLLTAPVTGGCAHLLDAPHTRVPDHPDACSECLAEGLMWVHLRMCLTCGHIACCDSSPGNHASRHFHSTEHPVMRSVEPGETWRWCYVDEILG; encoded by the coding sequence GTGCATATCGCGTTCGGAATCGTGGTGTTGCTGGCCGTGGCGGTAGCGCTGGCGGCGCTGGCTCGCCGGATCGGCATGGCCGAGCCGTTGCTGCTCACCGTCGCGGGCGTGGTGGCGTCGTATCTGCCGTTCGTTCCGCAGATCGACATCGATCCCGAATGGGTGCTGCTGGGCCTGCTGCCACCACTGCTGTACACCGCCGCGATCAGTACCTCGCTGCTGGAGTTCAAGCCCAAGAAGGTGTCGATCACGCTGCTGTCGGTGGGATTGGTGCTGGCGACGACCTTCGCGGTCGCGGCGGTGGTGTGGTCGTTGCTGCCGGTGCCGTTCGCGGCCGCGGTCGCCCTGGGCGCGATCGTCGCCCCGCCGGATGCGGTGGCCGCGACCGCGGTCGCGCGCCGGGTCGGTATGCCGCGGCGCATCGTGACGCTGCTCGAGGGCGAATCACTGTTCAACGACGCCACCGCGCTGGTGTCGCTGCGTACCGCGATCGCGGCGATGGCGGGCAGTTTCAGTGTGTGGCAGGCCGGTGGTGATTTCGTCTACGCCGCCGCCGGTGGCGCGGTCATCGGCATCGTCGCGGCGGGTGTGCTGGTGTTGCTGCGGCGGCGCATCACCGATCCGGTGCTCGATACCGGGGTGTCGCTGCTGGCTCCGTTCGCGGCGTATCTGCCCGCCGAGGCCGCCCATGCCTCGGGGGTGATCGCGGTGGTGGTGTGCGGTCTGGTCCTCGGCCAGGGCGCGCCGGTGTGGCAGTCGGCGGCCTCGCGGGTGGCCGAGCGCACCAACTGGCGCACCATCCAATTCCTGTTGGAGAGCGCGGTTTTCCTGCTGATCGGCCTGCAGGTGCGCCATATCGTCGACGATGCCTGGAATTCCGGTCTCGACAACACGACCATCGTGATCACCGCGATCGCCGTGCTGGCGACCGTGATCGTGGTGCGCCCAATCTGGGTGTTCCCCGCCACCTATTTCTCGTGGTTCGTCGAGAGCCGCCCGCGCGGTAAGCCGCGACCGGCCTGGACCGGCCCGGCGGTGGTGTCGTGGGCGGGCATGCGCGGTGTGGTCACGCTGGCGGCGGCGACCTTGCTGCCCGAGGACACCCCGCAATTGGCGACGCTGAAGCTGCTGGCACTGGTGGTGGTCGGCGGAACCCTGCTGCTGCAAGGTATTTCGCTGCCCGCCCTGGTGCGGGTGCTGCAACTGCGCGGTCCCAGCCGCGCCGAGGACGCACTGCAGGAAGCGGCGCTGTTGCAACAGGCCACCACCGCGGGCCTGGCCGCCCTCGACGACGCCGTGGCCCCGGAGACCCCGCCCGAGGTCGTCGCCAACCTGCGCGAGGGCGCGGCCCGGCGCACCCATGCCGCCTGGGAACAGCTCGGCAGGGCCGAATCGCTGCGGATCACGCCCAGCGGCGAGTATCGCCGCCTGCGGCTGGTGATGCTGCACGCCGAGCGGGAGGCGGTGCTGGCCGCCCGCGACGGCGGCGGTATCGATCACGAAGTCCTCGAACAGGTGATGACCTCGATCGATCTGGAGGAATCGACGATCGACCGGATCGGCGAGGCCGACGACGACGAGACCGGCGACCTGCTCACCGCACCGGTGACCGGCGGCTGCGCGCACCTGCTGGACGCACCCCACACCCGGGTCCCCGATCATCCCGACGCGTGTTCGGAATGTCTGGCCGAAGGGCTCATGTGGGTGCATCTGCGCATGTGCCTGACCTGCGGCCATATCGCCTGCTGCGATTCGTCCCCCGGTAACCACGCCAGCAGGCATTTCCACAGCACCGAACATCCGGTGATGCGCAGCGTGGAGCCCGGCGAGACCTGGCGGTGGTGCTATGTCGACGAGATCCTCGGCTGA